A part of Osmerus mordax isolate fOsmMor3 chromosome 10, fOsmMor3.pri, whole genome shotgun sequence genomic DNA contains:
- the LOC136950368 gene encoding urotensin-2 receptor yields MTTVTMEPLLALGERAPNATAPPPSLEDTAATFSIGIILSLMCLVGVSGNIYTLVVMCQSMRSAASMYIYIINLAMADLLYLLTIPFVVCTHFLKVWYFGDVGCQILFGMDFLTMHASIFTLTIMSTERYFAVLKPLDTVKRSKSYRKAIALLVWVASLVLTLPMILSIQLKTIGSKVMCQPNLSPLSYKIYISCLFCTSIVAPGMIIGYLYIRLARTYWLSQTETFKQTKKLPNQKVLYLIFTIVLLFWACFLPFWIWQLLQPSLDISTKVRRNINYLTTCLTYSNSCINPFLYTLLTKNYKEYLRRRQRTWTAGSYFNRRNRFQRSPRRSLSSSSQQCTESFVLVLTQTPSPRPQNAGQ; encoded by the exons ATGACAACCGTAACCATGGAGCCTCTGTTGGCCCTGGGGGAGCGCGCCCCAAACGCCacggccccgcccccctccctggagGACACGGCTGCCACCTTCAGCATCGgcatcatcctctccctcatgtGTCTGGTGGGCGTGTCCGGAAACATCTACACCCTGGTAGTCATGTGCCAGTCCATGAGGTCCGCGGCTTCCATGTACATCTACATCATCAACCTGGCCATGGCcgacctcctctacctcctcaccATCCCCTTCGTGGTCTGCACACACTTCCTGAAAGTGTGGTACTTTGGAGACGTGGGCTGCCAGATCCTGTTCGGTATGGACTTCCTGACCATGCACGCCAGCATCTTCACCCTCACCATCATGAGCACCGAGCGCTACTTCGCCGTGCTCAAGCCCCTGGACACGGTCAAGCGCTCCAAGAGCTACCGCAAGGCCATCGCTCTGCTGGTGTGGGTGGCCTCCCTGGTCCTGACGTTACCCATGATCCTCAGCATCCAGCTGAAGACCATTGGAAGCAAGGTGATGTGTCAGCCCaacctgtcccctctctcctacaaGATCTACATCTCCTGTCTGTTCTGCACCAGCATAGTGGCCCCGGGCATGATCATTGGTTACCTCTACATACGGCTGGCGCGTACTTATTGGCTGTCGCAGACCGAGACCTTCAAGCAGACCAAGAAACTGCCCAATCAGAAG GTCCTCTACCTGATCTTCACCATCGTCCTCCTGTTCTGGGCCTGCTTCCTCCCCTTCTGGATCTGgcagctcctccagccctccctggaCATCTCCACCAAGGTCCGCCGCAACATCAACTACCTGACCACCTGCCTCACCTACAGCAACAGCTGCATCAACCCCTTCCTGTACACGCTCCTCACCAAGAACTACAAGGAGTACCTGCGGAGAAGGCAGCGCACCTGGACGGCAGGAAGTTACTTCAACCGGCGTAACCGTTTCCAGCGCTCGCCGCGGCGCTCGCTGTCCTCCAGCAGCCAGCAGTGCACGGAGAGCTTCGTGCTGGTGCTCACGCAGACGCCGTCGCCACGGCCGCAGAACGCCGGCCAGTGA